In Streptomyces pluripotens, the genomic window CGCCCCAGCCGGCGGATCGGCCAACGGACCGGTAGGACGGGACGACGGGCCGAAACGGCCAGCGCGGGGGTTCAGCGCGCCCAGCAGGCGGAATCAGAGGTCGAATTCGTGCGGCGGCAGGTCGAGCGTGTAGCACGCCTCGCGCACGATGGCCTGCTCGGTCTTGTCGAAGTCGCCGTCGGCCCCGCCGATGACGATACCGATCTGGATGACGGCCCGTGCCTCGGCCGGCTTCTTCTTCGCCTTGGCGATCTCCTGCAGCACACTCACCTTGCCGAAGGCGAAGTCGGTCGTCAGCTTGTTCAGATTGTCCTCGAAGCGGCGCCTGAGATCATCCGCCGAGAAGTTCTGCAAAACCTCGTTCGTGGCGATGAGTTGGGCAACCCGCTGCCGCTCCGACGGGTCAACGGTCCCATCGGCAGCAGCCACGAGGGCGCACATCGCCATGCTCGCGTCGCGGAAGGCGCCGCTCTTCAGGTCGTTCTTCTTCGCAACCAACTGGGTCTGCATCTGCGACGCCGATTCCCTGATGCGGTCCCACAGGGCCATGTGCACTCCTTGTATCCACGGTCGGGTGCGTCCACAGCACTCCGACAGACATTTCTGCGGCACCGTGGAAACTCGTGAGACGGCGGGGAAGTTCCGCAGACCTGGACTGAATTCCCGGAAGCGGACCGAGCACAGCACCGTCGACACCGACGTGGCGGCGCGGGAGGAGGCGGCAGTGACGACACAGCCCGGCACCGATGGCCAGCACCCCTCGGGCGAAATGCCCGCCGAGGCGGCCGCCTCCCCCGGCTGTTCGCTTCGCCGGTCCGACTGCATGCCGTGGGGGTGCTGATCGAGGGTGAGAGCGTTGTCACCGGGCTCGCCGAGCAGGTCGGGGGAGCGCTGCCCGCCGTCAGCCAGCACCTCACCCAACCCAGGCTCGCCGGACTCGTTCACTCGCGCCGCGAGAGCCGTCGCCAGGTGCACTTCGTCGCCGGAGCGGCACGGGCCGTCGTCATCGACGTCGTACGCCTTCGTCGGGCGGCTCGCCGCGCGGACGGTTGCCGACCTGCGTCCGGCGTCCCGCTTCCCGGGTTGCTGAGCCCGTCCCGGTACCTCCGCAAGACCTGCGGCGCCTGACTGCAGCCGCTCGACCGACCCCGGACAGCCCCGGTGCGGGAGGGCGAAGAGGCGGGTGGGTCGGGCACCCCGCAGCGGCGCGTGGCTGGCGCCCTGCCGGGCGGGGCGGGGACTCAGCCGTCGTCTCCGTCTCCGTCGTCTCCGTCCTCGTCGCCCTGGTCGTCCTCGAAGAAGTCACCGATCTCGTCCACGACTTCCGCGGCCACCAGACCGCCCACCACACCGACGGCGAGGCCCGCAGCGCCCACGGCCAGGGCCGTACCCAGGCCCGGTCCGCAACGGTGATCGTCGTGGCCGGGGTGGTGGTCGGGGTGCGGCACGTCGCCGTGGTGGTGTTCCGGGTGACCGCTGTGGGCATGGTGGTGTTCGGTCAACCAGGCCATCCAGCTCTCGACTTCTCTGTTCCAGTCCAGGCTCGTCGCGTCATCGTGGCGCAGCTCGAACCGGGCCAGTGCGTCGTGCCCGGACGAGTGCGGTCTCTCCCGCTTGTCCGCCTCGAGCACCACCTCGACGCCCGTGGGGGAGGCGAGGAAGGTTAGCTCGACCTCCTGCACCGCGTGCGCGTACTGCGGGGCCGGGAATAACTCGATCTCCTGGTAGAACGGCAACTGTTGGCCCGTACCGCCGATGCGGCCGTACTCCAGATCGGCCGAGTGGAAGCCGAAACCGACCTGGCCGAGTGCCTCCAGGACCGCTTCCTGCACGGGTAGTGGACGGACGGCGAGCGGATCCAGATCGCCCTTGTCCCGGGCACCGGCCACCCTGACCTCCGTACGGACTCCCAGCACGATGCCGAGCGGCTGGCCGTGCAACTCCGTGATCGGGGTTTCCCACGGGACCGGCACGCTGAACGGCAGTTCTCGATCCTCGTGCTCGCCGAGCCGGAAGTAGCCGCAGATAGTGAACCGATCGAAGACGACCGTGCCCTCGCTCTCCGCGTCCTCGTGCTCCGCCTCGACGCGAGCGATCAGTTCCAGGCCGATGTGCTCGATCCCCACGGCCGATTCGCCGCCCCTGAGCAGCACCCGTCCGGTCAACGCGCCACCGGGCAGCACTGGGCCGCCGTCCAGTACCGTGTCCACGCCGGGGCCGCCGACGCCCATCGCACCCAGCAGCCTTTTGAACACCACGCCGCAGCTCCTTCGTTCATCGCATCGTCCGCACGGCGAGACACCGCCGTCCGGCTGCCCGATGAACTAGCAGCAAGGGTAAAGAAGTTCCCAACTCACCCTTCCGGGTGACATGCAGCATCGAGAGGGTGCGGAGCTGCTCCGGTCGCAGCCCCACTCCGGGGCCGTCCTGCGGACCGCGTTCCGCGCTCCGCTCCGCTGTGTGCTCCCCGTCTTCTTCAAGCCGTCTGTGCCGCTCCTGCCGTGCCCTTGGCACCTGTTGCTTCCTCGGCGCCGTCCGTCAGCTCGGTCCGTGCCCG contains:
- a CDS encoding tellurite resistance TerB family protein; its protein translation is MALWDRIRESASQMQTQLVAKKNDLKSGAFRDASMAMCALVAAADGTVDPSERQRVAQLIATNEVLQNFSADDLRRRFEDNLNKLTTDFAFGKVSVLQEIAKAKKKPAEARAVIQIGIVIGGADGDFDKTEQAIVREACYTLDLPPHEFDL
- a CDS encoding sporulation protein; the encoded protein is MVFKRLLGAMGVGGPGVDTVLDGGPVLPGGALTGRVLLRGGESAVGIEHIGLELIARVEAEHEDAESEGTVVFDRFTICGYFRLGEHEDRELPFSVPVPWETPITELHGQPLGIVLGVRTEVRVAGARDKGDLDPLAVRPLPVQEAVLEALGQVGFGFHSADLEYGRIGGTGQQLPFYQEIELFPAPQYAHAVQEVELTFLASPTGVEVVLEADKRERPHSSGHDALARFELRHDDATSLDWNREVESWMAWLTEHHHAHSGHPEHHHGDVPHPDHHPGHDDHRCGPGLGTALAVGAAGLAVGVVGGLVAAEVVDEIGDFFEDDQGDEDGDDGDGDDG